CCATCGCGGAATCGACCGCGTCGCCGAGCAGGTCGCCGGTCTCCGGGTGTTCCTCGGCGTCATTGGTCAGTGCCCCGTCGCGCAGGCAGGCGGTCCCGTCACCGTCGTCGGGTGTCCACACCTGCTCCACGGTCATCCGGTTGACGGTGAGGGTGCCGGTCTTGTCGGAGCCGATGACGGTGGTTGAGCCGAGGGTCTCCACGCTGGGCAGGTGCCGGACCACGGCGTTGCGCCCGGCCATGCGGGAGACACCCACCCCCATGGCGACGGAGAGCACGACCGGCAGGGCCTCCGGCATCGCCGAGACGATGAGGGCGACGGTGGAGCGGAAGGCGTCGCCCAGCCCGGTGCCGAGGATGAGGTTCACCCCGAACACGGCGACCCCGACGACGACGAGGATCACGGCGATGGTCCTCTCGAGACGGTCGGTGAGGATCTGCAGGGGCGTTTTCCCTGCGTCCTCCTGCACGAGGGAGGCGATAGCGCCGAGTTCGGTGTCGTGGCCGGTCGCCACGGCGATGCCGGTGGCCCGCCCGGAGACGACGAGGGTGCCGGAGTAGGCCATGGTCACGCGGTCTCCGACAGGGGCGTCCGCGGCGAGGTGGTCGGCCGCGTCGTCCGCCAGCGCCTTCTTCGCGGCGGGCAGGACCTCGCCGGTGAGCGTGGATTCGTCGACGCGTAGTCCGTTGGTGGAGGTGATCCGCAGGTCGGCGGGGACCATGTCGCCGGACTCCAGCCGGACCGTGTCCCCGGCGACGAGGTCGGGGGCGGGGATGTCGACGGTCACCCCGTCGCGCACGACGGTGGCGACGGGGGTGGCGAGGGTCGCCAGCGCGGCGACGTCCTGCTCCGCCCTGCGGGCCTGCCAGTAACCGATGGTGGAGTTGAGGACGACGACCAGGAAGATCACCGCCCCCTCGAACCATTCGCGCTGGATGAGGGTGACGATGCCGGCGATGAGCAGGAAGATGACCATCGGAGACGCCAGCTGACGGCCCAGCACCAGGTACCAGGGGTCGGAGGTGGTCTCCCGCAGTGCGTTGGGGCCGTCGTGCGCGAGCCGGTCGGCGGCCTCCCGGGTGGACAGGCCGTGTCCGGGGGCGTCCAGACGGTCCCGGACCTCCTCGACGGTCGCGGTGTGCCAGGCGGGATGTGTCACGGTCTGTGTCACGGTCTGTGTCACGGTCGGCTCGCTTCCCTCGGGTCCGGGTGCCGGTGCAGGTCCGGTGCGTATCCTCCGCCCAGCCTAAAGAATCCGCGGCACGTACGCTGGGACCATGAACACCGAGAAGTCCCCGACCGTCATCGACGCCCCCGCCGTCGCCGCCGCCCTGTCCCCGGTGGACGCCGTGGCCGCGGTCACCGCCGCGCTCACTGACCCACGGACCGCCTTCGACCCGGCGACGGACCTGCCACGGCGCACCGCCCACACCGACCACGGCCATTTCCTGCTCATGCCGTCGGAGGTCGGCGAGTTCGCCGGGGTGAAGGTCGCCACCGTCGCCCCGGAGAACCCGGCGCGGGGACTGCCCCGCATCCAGGGGACCTACCTGCTGCATGACGCGCGCACCCTGGCCCCGCTCGCCGTCATCGACGGTGGTGCCCTGACCACGCTGCGCACCCCGGCGGTTTCGGCGGCGGCGGTGCTGCCCACGCTGCGGCTGCTCAACCGGCCGCTGAACCTGGTGGTGTTCGGCGCGGGCCCGCAGGGGGTGGCCCATGTGGAGACGTTCGCCGCGGCCCTGGACAAGCCGTTCGCCTCGGTCCGGTTCGTGGTCCGTCACCCCGACCGGGCCGATGACTCGGCCCGGGCACTGGGCCCGGTGCTGGCCACCGATTCGCAGGAGACACTGGATGCCCTCGCCGCCGCCGACCTCATCATCTGTGCCACGACCGCGGACACGCCGCTGTTCCAGACCAACCAGGTCCGTGACGACGTGGTGGTCGTCGCCGTCGGTTCCCACGAGCCGAACACCCGCGAGCTCGACGCGGGTTTCCTCGCCGGGGCGGCGGTCATCGTGGAGGACGTGGAGACCGCCCTGGAGACCGCGGGCGACATCGTGCTGGCGAACTTCGAGGGGGCGGTCAACCGCGGCGATCTGATTGCGCTGCGTACGGCGTTGACCGGCCCGGCGGTCGCCCCGGGGCGGCGTCCTGTCGTGTTCAAGAGCGTGGGGATGTCCTGGGAGGACCTGGTCGTCGCCGAGGCGGTGTACCGCCGGTTCAGCTGAGCGGGCCGAGGTGTTGTCCCCGACTGCCGGATGGTTAACAGATCCGTACGGTGGGGACCATGAATGCTGATGCGCTTCTGGGAATCGTCACTGTCGTCCTCATGGGCGGTGGCCTCCCGATGATCGCCGCACTGGTGGGGATCATCGTGATCCACCGGCAGGAGCTGAAGGCCCCGGCGCGGGCCGGCGACCCGGCGCGCCGGACCGGGAACACCGCCACGGCCGTGGCGGGCGTCCTCGCCGGGGTCCTGCTGTGGGCGGTGTGGATCAGCTGGGGTCGTTTCGAGTACCCGACCTGGGCGATCGTGGGGTGCGTGATCACCTCGGTACTCGTCGTGGTGGCGCTCGGGCTGCTGGCACACTGGCGCTGGTCGGGCCCGTTCACGGCGGCGCTCGGCGGACTTTTCGGCTTCTCCACCGCCTGCGCGGTGCAGATGGGGCTCGACGACTACGAGGGCGGGGACGGCCTGTGGGGTGTGGGCTACATGATGATCGTCTTCTTCGGCGGCGTGGTGCTGGCGGCACTCGCACTCGGGGTGATGCTGGTGCGGACGCAGAAGCATCTACGAGACAGCACCCATGGACCGCACCACCCCGAGGACGGAACGCCCGGATCCAGGTCGATACTGTAATTCCGTACGGTGGAGCCATGGGCACCACCACGATTCTCCTGAACCTGCTCACGAGCATCGCTGTGTTCGGCATTCTTCCTCTATGTGTGGCCGCACTCTTTCTCCGTGCACTTCACCGCGCCGAATTGGCGAACCCCGATCGGTATCACGATCCGGCCGGAAGAACCGGCGATATCGTGACCGGGACATTGGGGGTCGCGGTGGGCATTGGACTCTGGTTGGTGTGGTTCAGTTGGGGGGATCCGGCCCATTACGCCTCGTGGTCAGTTACAGGGTGCGCCATCACAGCGTTCCTTGCGATTCTCCTCCTGGGTTTTGCAGCGCGTTGGCGGTACACAGGACCATTCTGCGGTGCATACGGAGGCCTGTTCGCCTTCTCAGCGAGTTATGCCGTCGACACGGCCTTCTACGACGAGTCGGGCCTGTGGGGCGTGGGGTATTTCAGCATCGTTCTCGGAGGCGGCGTTCTGGTGTCACTCATCGCACTCGGCATCATGCTGATTCGCACTCCGAAACTCCCTCACGGCACAAGGGCCGACCACCGCTGAGTGAACAGATCTACAGCTTCATCGAAATCTCAATCCCACCCTGCCCCGGGACAGTGACGGACAGGAAATCCCCGGACGACCGGACGCGCTCCAGGTAGTCGGCGTAGTCCGTCGCCCCGCTGATGACGTTGTCGCACACCACCAGTGCCCCGGGCCGCAGGTGCGGCGTGAGGATCTCCAGCGCCGGCAGGGCCATCGGGATCCAGATGTCCATGAGCACGAAATCGACCGGGCGGCCCTGCTGCTCCAGCTCCGTCAGCCGCGGCGGCAGTGTCTCCCGCAGATCGCCGGTGAGGATCTCGGCGTACTCCCCCACCCCGGCCTCCGCGAGGGTCCGCTCGGCCGCCGCGACCTTCCCCGCCTCATGTTCGGTGCCGATGACCAGGCCGCCGGTCTCCCGCACCGCGGCCGCCAGATAGATGGTGGAGACACCGTAGGAGGTGCCGATCTCCACGACGGTCCGGGCCGCGGCGCTGCGGCACAGCAGGTGGCACAGGGCCGCCTTCTCCGGGTCGATCGCGACCATCTTGTCCTGCAGCATCTCCTTTCCGGACGCCGTGGCGGTCCAGTCCCACTGCCCGGTGCCGACCTTCGCCTTCACCGCCTCCCGGAGTGCGGGGACCGCGCTGCCCAGCAGTTGGCGGCGGTTCTGCCGGTGCAGTCGGTCGGCGACCTCGCGGGCCCGGTCGTCGAGGGGTGAGGGTGCTGTCTTCTGAGTCCTCGGCATGGCAGGCAACCCTAACCAATCATGGTGCGGTGCGGTACCCCCTGCGGTGCCGGCCGTTGCTTTCCGACGGCTGTTCTAGGGTGGGGCCCATGACGGACACCAGCCCCCTGCACACCCGCGCCACCGGGATCCTCCGGGAACTCACCGGGCGGCCGGACGCCACCTTCCGCGACGGCCAGTTCGAGGCGATCGAGGCGCTGGTCAGCGACCGGAAACGCGTCCTGGTCGTGCAGCGCACCGGCTGGGGGAAGTCGGCGGTGTACTTCGTCGCCGCCCGCCTGCTGCGCGAACAGGGCGCCGGGCCGACCCTGATCATCTCCCCGCTGCTCGCCCTGATGCGCGACCAGGTCGCCGCCGCCGGCCGCGCCGGGGTGCACGCGGCGACGATCAACTCCTCCAACGTCACCGAATGGGACGAGGTGCTGGGCGCCCTGCGGCAGGGCTCCCTCGACGTCCTGCTCATCTCCCCGGAACGGCTGACCAACCCCCGGTTCCGGGAGCGCGTCCTCGACCCGCTGCTCGGCAGTGCGGCGTCCGGCGCCGGGGTGGGGATGATCGTCGTCGACGAGGCCCACTGCATCTCCGACTGGGGCCACGACTTCCGCCCGGACTACCGGCGGATCGGCGCGCTCCTGGCGTCCCTGCCCGGCGACCTGCCGGTGCTGGCCACCACGGCGACGGCCAACAGCCGGGTCGTCGAGGATGTCGCCGCCCAGCTGGGCGCGGACACGACGGTCATCCGCGGGCCGCTGTCGCGGGACTCGCTGCGGCTGGGGGTCGCCCCGACCGCCCCGCCCGGTCACCGGATCGGCTGGCTGGTCCAGCACCTCGGCGACTTCACCGGCTCCGGCATCATCTACTGCCTCACCGTCTCCGCCGCCGAGGACACGTCCCGGGCGCTGGCACAGGCCGGCTGGAACGTGGCGACCTACACCGGACGCACTGACCCGGAGGACCGCGCCCGGCTCGAACAGCAGCTCAAGGACAACGAGGTCAAGGCCCTGGTGGCGACGAGCGCGCTGGGCATGGGCTTCGACAAACCCGACCTGGGTTTCGTGGTGCACCTCGGCGCGCCGAGCTCCGCGGTCGCCTACTACCAGCAGGTCGGACGCGCCGGGCGTGCCACCGACTCGGCCGATGTGCTGCTGCTGCCCGGGCCGGAGGACCCGGACATCTGGGAGTACTTCGCGACCGCCTCCATGCCCGACGAGGCTGAGGCGGACGCCGTGCTCGCGGCGCTGGCGGGGGCGGAGGGACCACTGTCGGTCCCGGCCCTGGAGCCGATGGTCGGGGTGAAGCGCAACCGGCTGAACCTGCTGCTCAAGACCCTGCAGGTCGACGGGGCGGTCGACCGGGCCGGCTCCGGTTTCGTCACCACCGGGCAGGGGTGGACCTACGACGCGCCCCGCTACGCCGCCGTCGCCGAGGCGCGGAAACGCGAGGCGCAGGCGATGCTGGACTACGAGGCGGGCACCGAATGCCGGATGCGGTTCCTCGCCGAGGCCCTCGATGACCCGGACGCCCACGACTGCGGACGCTGCGACGTGTGCGCCGGGGTGTGGTGGGATGCCTCGGTCAGCGACACCAACGAGTCGGGCGCCCGGCAGATCCTCTCGGGCATCGGTCTGCCCGTCGACCCGCGCGGCCAGTGGCCGTCCGGGATGGACAAGGTCGGGGTGCCGCTGAAGGGGAAGATCCCGG
This is a stretch of genomic DNA from Corynebacterium nuruki S6-4. It encodes these proteins:
- a CDS encoding ornithine cyclodeaminase family protein produces the protein MNTEKSPTVIDAPAVAAALSPVDAVAAVTAALTDPRTAFDPATDLPRRTAHTDHGHFLLMPSEVGEFAGVKVATVAPENPARGLPRIQGTYLLHDARTLAPLAVIDGGALTTLRTPAVSAAAVLPTLRLLNRPLNLVVFGAGPQGVAHVETFAAALDKPFASVRFVVRHPDRADDSARALGPVLATDSQETLDALAAADLIICATTADTPLFQTNQVRDDVVVVAVGSHEPNTRELDAGFLAGAAVIVEDVETALETAGDIVLANFEGAVNRGDLIALRTALTGPAVAPGRRPVVFKSVGMSWEDLVVAEAVYRRFS
- a CDS encoding O-methyltransferase, encoding MPRTQKTAPSPLDDRAREVADRLHRQNRRQLLGSAVPALREAVKAKVGTGQWDWTATASGKEMLQDKMVAIDPEKAALCHLLCRSAAARTVVEIGTSYGVSTIYLAAAVRETGGLVIGTEHEAGKVAAAERTLAEAGVGEYAEILTGDLRETLPPRLTELEQQGRPVDFVLMDIWIPMALPALEILTPHLRPGALVVCDNVISGATDYADYLERVRSSGDFLSVTVPGQGGIEISMKL
- a CDS encoding RecQ family ATP-dependent DNA helicase, with amino-acid sequence MTDTSPLHTRATGILRELTGRPDATFRDGQFEAIEALVSDRKRVLVVQRTGWGKSAVYFVAARLLREQGAGPTLIISPLLALMRDQVAAAGRAGVHAATINSSNVTEWDEVLGALRQGSLDVLLISPERLTNPRFRERVLDPLLGSAASGAGVGMIVVDEAHCISDWGHDFRPDYRRIGALLASLPGDLPVLATTATANSRVVEDVAAQLGADTTVIRGPLSRDSLRLGVAPTAPPGHRIGWLVQHLGDFTGSGIIYCLTVSAAEDTSRALAQAGWNVATYTGRTDPEDRARLEQQLKDNEVKALVATSALGMGFDKPDLGFVVHLGAPSSAVAYYQQVGRAGRATDSADVLLLPGPEDPDIWEYFATASMPDEAEADAVLAALAGAEGPLSVPALEPMVGVKRNRLNLLLKTLQVDGAVDRAGSGFVTTGQGWTYDAPRYAAVAEARKREAQAMLDYEAGTECRMRFLAEALDDPDAHDCGRCDVCAGVWWDASVSDTNESGARQILSGIGLPVDPRGQWPSGMDKVGVPLKGKIPAGEKVAEGRVIARYTDLGPGQVLRGFLAAGADDVPVPTNIADWCVRVLRDWDWEERPTTVVGMPNVTRPVTASDLASGLARTGRMTDAGQLSYLHDPGTPDVNSAYRVRNLHDAFGISPETAAAVDGQVVLLVDTEIGSRWAMTVAGRELRRAGARAVLPFALALRG